One Xyrauchen texanus isolate HMW12.3.18 chromosome 34, RBS_HiC_50CHRs, whole genome shotgun sequence genomic window carries:
- the LOC127627482 gene encoding coiled-coil domain-containing protein 106-like: MKKKGKGKKYGKKSKKMETKTRQRAQTPQQVVARYKKILRHFSRGGTMSAAFKHVGVDRNTVVVNAPIAELYIIAPSKFKELLKNPSSQVKLSVFATECAAAIQEDPAIEDTIKAFKASGKLLPLNKNELT, from the exons atgaAAAAGAAGGGGAAAGGGAAAAAGTATGGGAAGAAGTCAAAGAAAATGGAAACAAAAACACGTCAAAGAG CTCAAACACCACAGCAGGTGGTGGCACGATACAAAAAAATTCTTCGACACTTCAGTAGAGGAGGGACAATGTCAGCGGCTTTCAAGCATGTTGGGGTGGACCGGAACACAGTCGTGGTCAATGCTCCAATCGcagagctgtacatcattgcacctaGCAAATTTAAAGAACTCCTTAAAAACCCCAGCAGTCAGGTTAAACTTAGTGTGTTTGCCACAGAATGTGCCGCTGCAATTCAAGAGGATCCAGCTATAGAAGATACTATCAAAGCCTTTAAGGCATCTGGGAAGCTGCTGCCCttaaacaaaaatgaactgaCCTAG